One region of Macadamia integrifolia cultivar HAES 741 chromosome 11, SCU_Mint_v3, whole genome shotgun sequence genomic DNA includes:
- the LOC122093536 gene encoding ethylene-responsive transcription factor ERF118-like → MPLPQRQLLNQDKVFKQGRKKSISREGSEIKNKTMRKIRIFCYDPNATDSSSSEDEKMTTISSRRNLKRIVQEFYVPISPCGSSVHESSSQDSNYGSKNPISRVSKNPSRRVVKRNPRSTSKYRGVRQRTWGKWAAEIRDPLRGVRVWLGTYDTAEEAAEAYQAASKRFELERISLSEKKNNNVSQSQSQSQSQSQPCISEETESLFSYSSPSSVLDVSTSASHSKNTIDPTVHHQHQQQQQQQQQQKQGPSVDIVKDPMPPITEQKMNLDFDSLLMEDFGLGLFDDLGGFNDLGCLDDLPLFGFRDSGASKDFTDFDFGWL, encoded by the coding sequence ATGCCGTTGCCACAGAGGCAACTATTGAATCAAGATAAGGTTTTTAAGCAAGGGAGGAAGAAATCAATCTCTAGAGAGGGATCCGAAATCAAGAACAAAACAATGAGAAAGATTCGAATTTTCTGTTACGATCCTAATGCTACAGATTCTTCTTCTAGCGAAGATGAAAAGATGACGACGATTTCTAGTAGAAGGAATCTTAAACGGATTGTTCAAGAATTTTACGTTCCAATTTCTCCATGTGGTTCGTCTGTTCATGAAAGCTCTTCTCAAGACAGTAATTATGGCAGCAAAAACCCTATTTCTAGAGTCTCCAAAAACCCTAGCAgaagggttgtgaagaggaaCCCCAGATCCACTTCCAAGTATAGAGGGGTTCGACAGAGGACTTGGGGAAAATGGGCTGCTGAGATTCGTGACCCTTTACGAGGTGTTCGAGTCTGGTTGGGTACTTATGATACTGCAGAGGAAGCTGCTGAAGCTTATCAAGCTGCCTCAAAGAGGTTTGAGTTAGAGCGTATTAGTCTctcagagaagaagaataacaatGTGTCTCAGTCACAGTCTCAGTCTCAGTCTCAGTCTCAGCCCTGCATCTCAGAAGAGACAGAGAGTCTATTTTCTTATTCATCTCCATCTTCTGTGCTTGATGTATCTACCTCTGCTTCTCATTCTAAGAATACTATTGATCCAACTGTTCATCACCAGcatcagcagcaacaacaacagcaacaacaacagaaacaGGGTCCTTCTGTAGATATTGTGAAGGATCCAATGCCACCCATAACAGAGCAAAAGATGAACCTTGATTTTGATTCATTACTCATGGAGGACTTTGGGCTGGGGTTGTTTGATGATTTGGGTGGCTTTAATGATCTGGGTTGTTTGGATGATTTACCATTGTTTGGGTTTCGAGATAGTGGTGCTTCAAAAGATTTTACAGACTTCGACTTTGGGTGGCTTTAA